One segment of Synechococcus sp. A15-24 DNA contains the following:
- a CDS encoding DUF2811 domain-containing protein, protein MPPHVSVENQLPQDLCEAMGRFIESHPQWDQYRLVQVAIAGFLFQQGSQERMVAQHYLKGLFHHRPDPCQMALER, encoded by the coding sequence ATGCCGCCACACGTCAGTGTGGAAAACCAGTTGCCGCAGGATCTTTGTGAAGCCATGGGCCGATTCATCGAGAGCCATCCGCAATGGGACCAGTACCGACTGGTCCAGGTGGCCATCGCTGGCTTCCTGTTTCAGCAGGGCAGCCAGGAGCGGATGGTGGCGCAGCACTATCTAAAAGGACTGTTCCACCACAGGCCAGACCCATGCCAGATGGCGCTCGAGCGCTGA
- a CDS encoding DCC1-like thiol-disulfide oxidoreductase family protein gives MTLTLVYDGGCPFCRSFALRSELVGGIKELEIRDGRADNELRCRLQQQGYRLADGAMLLEGDTIWHGSAAIAELCRRMQPSDPLLLMMRQLFRDDGRAAGVYPSLLLARRLALTIQGKPVDPDVQPI, from the coding sequence ATGACTCTCACCCTCGTCTACGACGGCGGCTGCCCCTTCTGCCGTTCCTTTGCCCTGCGCAGTGAGTTGGTGGGCGGTATCAAGGAGCTAGAAATCCGTGATGGTCGGGCCGACAACGAGCTGCGCTGCCGCCTTCAGCAACAGGGTTACCGCCTAGCTGACGGGGCGATGCTGTTGGAAGGCGACACGATTTGGCACGGAAGCGCGGCCATTGCAGAACTGTGCCGACGCATGCAACCGAGTGATCCACTGCTGCTGATGATGCGCCAACTGTTTCGCGACGATGGACGTGCCGCGGGGGTTTACCCCTCCCTGTTGCTGGCACGACGACTCGCCCTGACCATTCAAGGCAAGCCAGTCGACCCAGACGTTCAACCGATCTGA
- a CDS encoding SDR family oxidoreductase: MSGRFGVVGCGYVGSAVALHLRAQGYELTGTTTGPARLAELCDLVDHPRILRAGDSAADFSVFDDLDGVLIAMAPTTASYEEDQYRAVYGEAVPAIVKALRERPRQRPLHVSYLSSAGVYGDQCGAVTTELSSPDLSNSTNELLVQAENAVLGLNTPSIQTCVLRLGGIYGPGKDIPSFIRSASGQQVAKNGNHINAWVHLEDIVRGVEFALQRRLQGIYNLVDDLQLSRRELSNALCDEEGLPPVIWDNHDRPGARVFNARVSNARLLQMGFSLRTRSMLEPVAAC; this comes from the coding sequence ATGTCAGGTCGGTTCGGAGTGGTGGGTTGTGGTTACGTCGGTTCTGCTGTTGCCCTTCACCTCCGCGCACAGGGCTACGAGCTGACGGGCACCACCACGGGCCCGGCTCGTCTGGCTGAGTTGTGCGATCTGGTCGACCATCCCCGCATTCTTCGAGCTGGTGATTCCGCCGCCGACTTCAGTGTTTTCGACGACCTTGATGGTGTGTTGATTGCCATGGCTCCGACCACGGCCAGCTACGAGGAAGATCAGTACAGGGCGGTTTACGGCGAAGCGGTTCCTGCCATTGTCAAAGCTCTCCGAGAGCGCCCTCGCCAACGTCCGCTTCACGTCAGTTACCTGAGCAGCGCTGGGGTCTATGGCGATCAGTGCGGTGCCGTCACCACGGAGTTGTCATCCCCGGATCTCAGCAACAGCACCAACGAACTACTGGTGCAGGCGGAAAATGCTGTCCTTGGGCTCAACACTCCATCGATTCAGACCTGTGTGCTGAGGTTGGGGGGGATCTACGGGCCCGGAAAAGACATCCCATCGTTCATTCGCAGTGCCTCGGGGCAGCAGGTGGCCAAGAACGGCAACCACATCAATGCCTGGGTGCACCTGGAGGACATCGTTCGCGGGGTTGAGTTTGCCCTGCAGCGCAGACTTCAGGGCATCTACAACCTCGTGGATGACCTTCAACTCAGCCGTCGCGAGCTCTCCAATGCACTCTGCGATGAAGAAGGGCTCCCCCCTGTGATCTGGGACAACCACGATCGTCCAGGGGCCAGGGTGTTCAACGCACGTGTCTCCAATGCACGGCTGCTCCAGATGGGCTTCTCGCTGAGAACCCGGTCCATGCTCGAACCGGTCGCCGCTTGTTGA
- a CDS encoding DUF559 domain-containing protein has translation MAEWEQRFKGVDLQSEGHVRLCEALEAAGLLFSFEVHICIPEGATGTRRTLDLLVISPHGLLNVEIDGARHNKTKRRDKDYNRDRLLSRHLRTLRFTHDAVLSDPQAVARTIQIELEQDRRSLFQQLSGP, from the coding sequence ATGGCTGAGTGGGAGCAGAGGTTCAAGGGGGTTGATCTTCAGTCAGAGGGTCATGTGCGGCTGTGTGAGGCCCTCGAAGCTGCCGGACTTCTGTTCAGTTTTGAGGTGCACATCTGCATTCCTGAGGGTGCAACAGGCACCCGTCGCACCCTGGATCTGCTGGTGATCTCCCCCCATGGGCTGCTCAATGTGGAAATTGACGGAGCTCGCCACAACAAAACCAAACGCCGCGACAAGGATTACAACCGTGATCGTCTCCTCAGTCGCCATCTGCGCACGCTGCGGTTCACCCATGACGCGGTTCTTAGTGATCCTCAGGCGGTGGCGCGCACCATTCAGATTGAGTTGGAGCAGGACCGTCGTTCCCTATTCCAGCAACTCAGTGGGCCGTAG
- a CDS encoding RNA-binding protein — MTIFIGNLSWDAEREDLVHLFSQYGEVSKCSLPLDRETGRKRGFAFVDLANAADEKSAIDDLQDVEWMGRGITVRQAEPRR; from the coding sequence TTGACGATTTTCATTGGCAATCTCTCCTGGGACGCTGAGAGAGAAGACCTCGTTCATCTGTTCAGCCAGTACGGCGAGGTCAGCAAGTGTTCGCTGCCTTTGGATCGGGAGACCGGCCGAAAGCGTGGCTTTGCCTTTGTCGACCTTGCCAATGCTGCGGATGAAAAGTCCGCCATCGACGACCTGCAGGACGTCGAGTGGATGGGACGCGGGATCACAGTTCGTCAGGCCGAACCCCGCCGCTGA